In one window of Lacticaseibacillus casei DSM 20011 = JCM 1134 = ATCC 393 DNA:
- the brnQ gene encoding branched-chain amino acid transport system II carrier protein, translating into MELPEKKLSTRDYVVIASLLFGLFFGAGNLIFPLHLGQLAGANWFPAMLGFLVTAVALPLLGVLAIAATHAEGVYDIGRPLGGVFALVFMVLIHATIGPMFGTPRTATVSFTTGVLPMLPKDWQQGGLLVFSALFFGAAFFLSYKERKITTAVGKVLNPIFLVLLFFVFFVGYLHPMGNPAAQTVTAAYKNGSFMNGFLQGYNTMDALAALAFGVTVVTAVRGLGLKNDDHVAKATAKAGVMATSFIGLIYVALIVLGSMSLAHFKLSPEGGTAFNQVVTYYFGTAGHAVLATLLTLTCLTTAVGLVAAFAQDFHRHFPKVSYRAWLALTSFLSFLTANFGLEQIIAWSVPMLMFLYPFSMVLILMSVFGKAFHHDPVVYRVVVAFTAVPAVLEMFAAFPAVVSQSAVGLALHSFQLHYLPFAAMGLGWLVPAAVGLVIGLVAHTVKTRRATALAKVQAEQN; encoded by the coding sequence ATGGAATTACCTGAAAAGAAACTTTCAACCCGTGATTATGTCGTCATTGCATCACTTTTATTCGGCCTCTTCTTTGGTGCCGGCAATCTAATTTTCCCATTGCACCTCGGTCAGCTCGCTGGGGCTAACTGGTTCCCGGCCATGCTGGGCTTTTTGGTCACCGCGGTTGCATTGCCGCTACTAGGTGTTTTAGCCATCGCCGCCACGCATGCGGAAGGCGTTTATGATATTGGCCGGCCGCTTGGTGGCGTCTTTGCCCTCGTCTTCATGGTGTTGATCCACGCAACGATCGGTCCTATGTTCGGCACCCCGCGGACTGCAACCGTCTCATTCACCACCGGCGTTTTACCAATGTTGCCAAAAGATTGGCAGCAAGGTGGCCTCCTTGTTTTCTCCGCCTTGTTCTTCGGCGCAGCGTTTTTCCTGTCCTATAAGGAACGGAAGATCACCACGGCTGTCGGTAAAGTTTTGAACCCGATTTTTCTAGTGCTCTTATTCTTCGTCTTCTTCGTCGGCTACCTGCATCCAATGGGCAATCCGGCTGCGCAAACCGTTACCGCTGCATACAAAAACGGCAGCTTCATGAATGGCTTCCTGCAAGGCTATAACACGATGGATGCACTTGCTGCGTTGGCATTCGGGGTCACCGTTGTCACAGCGGTTCGCGGCTTGGGGCTGAAAAATGATGACCATGTCGCCAAAGCAACCGCTAAAGCCGGCGTTATGGCAACCAGTTTTATCGGATTGATCTACGTTGCATTGATCGTGCTTGGCAGTATGTCACTGGCACATTTCAAACTGAGTCCTGAAGGTGGCACTGCCTTCAATCAAGTGGTCACTTATTACTTCGGTACCGCTGGCCACGCTGTTTTAGCCACCTTGCTAACGCTGACCTGCCTGACAACCGCTGTGGGCTTAGTCGCCGCATTCGCGCAGGACTTCCACCGGCATTTTCCTAAGGTGAGCTATCGGGCATGGCTGGCACTGACCAGTTTTCTGTCCTTCTTGACCGCTAACTTCGGGCTTGAACAAATCATCGCTTGGTCCGTGCCAATGTTGATGTTCCTATATCCATTCTCAATGGTCCTCATCCTCATGTCTGTTTTCGGCAAAGCCTTCCATCACGATCCGGTCGTTTACCGCGTCGTCGTTGCCTTTACTGCAGTACCGGCTGTTTTGGAAATGTTTGCTGCATTCCCGGCAGTTGTGAGCCAAAGCGCAGTTGGCTTGGCTTTACACAGTTTCCAATTACATTACCTGCCATTCGCCGCAATGGGTCTGGGCTGGTTGGTTCCGGCTGCTGTCGGTCTGGTTATCGGCTTGGTCGCCCACACCGTTAAAACACGGCGGGCAACGGCTTTAGCCAAGGTTCAAGCTGAACAAAATTAA
- a CDS encoding ECF transporter S component, translating to MQTSHNTLKNIIFTGLFAAIIYIGISLLRIPIPAMVGRPFIHFGNPLMVLAILFLGGRLGGLAAAIGLGGFDLLNGYAATSWLTVLEAIVMAVVVSALVKAFKHDDQPRNIIIIGIVAGLTKIVTSYLTGIVEALMVGTIFKTAIVGAFLSLPATVINSIATAFIVPILYFILRPLFKRFTG from the coding sequence ATGCAAACATCGCATAACACTTTGAAAAACATCATTTTCACCGGCTTATTCGCCGCAATTATTTATATTGGGATTTCACTATTGCGCATTCCGATTCCGGCCATGGTTGGTCGGCCGTTTATTCACTTTGGCAATCCCTTGATGGTGCTGGCCATTCTCTTCTTAGGCGGGCGGCTAGGCGGCTTAGCAGCTGCGATTGGCTTGGGTGGGTTCGACTTGCTGAACGGCTATGCCGCCACATCTTGGCTGACGGTCTTGGAAGCGATCGTGATGGCAGTCGTTGTCAGTGCGCTTGTCAAGGCGTTTAAGCACGACGATCAGCCGCGCAACATCATTATCATTGGCATCGTTGCCGGATTAACGAAAATCGTTACCTCTTATCTCACTGGCATCGTTGAAGCACTCATGGTTGGGACGATCTTTAAAACTGCGATTGTCGGCGCCTTTTTAAGTCTTCCGGCAACTGTCATCAACTCAATTGCAACTGCCTTTATCGTGCCGATATTGTATTTTATCCTTCGTCCGCTCTTCAAACGGTTTACGGGCTGA
- a CDS encoding LPXTG cell wall anchor domain-containing protein codes for MAKRKRNFWFIMLMMVGLTAGGAAAHKVHAETSVAQVELVGELPSTGPDPTPPPTPKPDPKPDPGTDPSGKPSGGDPSDPTDPTDPAGATDPSNAGDPHGDQYGKEQSILDYSRLPQTGDAVQPWLIVIGVEVLLIVILSAVLVHGRSRQGGKK; via the coding sequence ATGGCGAAAAGAAAGCGTAACTTTTGGTTCATAATGCTCATGATGGTCGGTCTCACGGCAGGCGGAGCCGCAGCTCATAAGGTGCACGCCGAAACATCAGTGGCGCAAGTCGAACTCGTCGGCGAATTGCCGTCAACGGGACCGGATCCGACGCCACCACCGACCCCAAAACCTGATCCAAAACCCGACCCAGGAACCGATCCAAGCGGAAAGCCGAGCGGTGGTGATCCGAGTGATCCGACCGACCCAACCGATCCGGCTGGCGCAACCGATCCATCCAATGCAGGCGATCCGCATGGTGATCAATATGGAAAAGAACAGTCAATTCTGGACTACAGCCGCCTCCCACAAACGGGGGATGCGGTTCAACCATGGCTGATCGTGATCGGCGTCGAAGTTCTGTTGATTGTTATCTTAAGTGCGGTGCTCGTGCATGGACGTTCGCGGCAAGGAGGTAAAAAATGA
- a CDS encoding PfkB family carbohydrate kinase, with the protein MNTKSLIISQDLCGVGQVSMGVALPLAAGLGLTPYVLPTALLSSHTGGLGANTYLDLSSEMSGILTHWQRLQLQPDGIYLGYLGQNAALQWQRWLPKFSAPLVLIDPVMADDGKLYKGFDAAYVETLQQLAYRATVLTPNVTEAQLLLDEALVSLTEPSAVMALAKRLHAQFHNAVLITGVPFHKQIAVVGIDTSGETLALAQPKEPGHYFGTGDLFAAALATGLLKGQRLRQAAATAMVAARLAIKATLAADADPKYGLNLAGVIPALSKQLP; encoded by the coding sequence TTGAACACGAAAAGTCTGATCATTAGTCAGGATTTATGCGGTGTCGGCCAGGTTTCCATGGGCGTAGCTTTGCCGTTAGCGGCCGGTCTGGGGTTGACGCCGTATGTGTTGCCGACCGCCTTACTGTCAAGTCACACTGGCGGTCTGGGCGCTAATACTTATCTTGACCTGAGTTCCGAGATGTCAGGAATTCTGACCCATTGGCAACGGCTGCAACTGCAACCCGACGGCATTTATCTCGGCTATCTTGGCCAAAATGCCGCGCTTCAATGGCAACGCTGGCTGCCAAAATTTTCCGCGCCGCTGGTTCTGATCGATCCGGTTATGGCAGATGACGGCAAGCTTTATAAAGGTTTTGATGCCGCCTACGTCGAAACGTTGCAGCAGTTAGCCTACCGCGCAACGGTCTTGACGCCAAACGTCACCGAAGCACAACTGCTTTTAGACGAAGCATTGGTATCACTGACGGAACCATCAGCCGTCATGGCCTTGGCCAAGCGGCTGCATGCCCAGTTCCACAATGCGGTTTTAATCACTGGGGTCCCGTTCCATAAGCAGATTGCCGTTGTCGGGATAGATACGTCTGGAGAAACGCTGGCACTGGCCCAGCCAAAAGAACCCGGGCATTATTTTGGCACTGGCGATCTTTTCGCTGCGGCCTTGGCAACTGGCTTGCTGAAAGGCCAGCGCTTGCGGCAAGCGGCAGCAACTGCCATGGTAGCCGCGCGCTTGGCGATCAAAGCTACGCTAGCCGCTGATGCTGATCCAAAATATGGGTTAAATCTCGCTGGGGTTATCCCGGCATTGAGTAAGCAACTGCCTTAG
- a CDS encoding DUF916 and DUF3324 domain-containing protein, translating into MKRKILFGLIALLGMFWLGNLHQVQAAEGAGFTISPALPQNQIDKSTYFNLLVKPGETQRLLIYVKNTSDQAKKLKVSPVSAFTQNNGTLGYYPNNKKDNSAEYTFAQLASEPQTIDVPANGQVPVTFDVKIPEQGFTGQILGSLYVEDPNVHKSGGGGMAINNKFAMLIGVVLQTSETEVAPDLKLMQVKPGLQDNQAGVLATIQNFKPRLFGDMTLDGKVYRQGSNEPYLTRHEKGWSFAPNSHFDYAIFTKEALAPGTYTLDLTAKAVGKTWHWRRNFTITRQQSNAIEEKLGRTPQKTPWVWIIIAIILAVVILILLWLIWRQRQKRGRETDGEKKA; encoded by the coding sequence ATGAAACGAAAAATTCTATTTGGCCTTATTGCACTGCTGGGCATGTTTTGGCTTGGCAATCTGCATCAGGTTCAGGCGGCTGAAGGCGCAGGTTTCACGATTAGCCCCGCTCTGCCGCAAAACCAGATTGACAAATCCACGTACTTCAATCTGCTAGTCAAGCCAGGCGAAACGCAGCGATTGCTCATTTACGTGAAGAATACGAGCGATCAAGCCAAGAAGCTAAAGGTCAGTCCGGTCAGTGCGTTCACGCAAAATAACGGAACGTTAGGCTACTATCCTAATAATAAAAAGGACAACTCGGCCGAATACACATTTGCCCAGCTGGCAAGTGAGCCGCAGACCATCGACGTTCCAGCCAATGGCCAAGTGCCGGTGACTTTTGATGTCAAAATTCCGGAACAAGGCTTCACGGGCCAAATTCTCGGCAGTTTGTACGTTGAAGACCCGAATGTGCATAAAAGCGGCGGTGGCGGCATGGCGATTAATAACAAATTTGCCATGCTGATCGGGGTGGTGTTGCAAACTTCAGAAACCGAAGTGGCTCCTGATCTTAAGCTGATGCAGGTCAAGCCAGGATTACAGGACAACCAAGCAGGCGTATTAGCGACCATTCAAAACTTTAAGCCGCGACTGTTTGGTGACATGACGTTAGACGGTAAGGTGTACCGGCAGGGATCGAATGAACCTTATTTAACCCGACATGAAAAAGGCTGGTCGTTTGCCCCTAACTCACATTTTGACTATGCCATTTTTACCAAAGAGGCGCTCGCTCCCGGAACCTACACCTTGGATTTGACTGCCAAGGCTGTCGGGAAAACCTGGCATTGGCGCCGTAACTTCACGATTACCCGACAACAGTCGAACGCCATCGAAGAAAAACTAGGCCGGACACCGCAAAAAACGCCTTGGGTATGGATCATCATTGCGATCATCCTTGCTGTGGTGATTCTGATCCTGCTTTGGCTTATTTGGCGGCAACGACAAAAGAGAGGAAGGGAGACTGATGGCGAAAAGAAAGCGTAA
- a CDS encoding lectin-like domain-containing protein, which yields MDMRIYLGNTTSGADGLAFALAGDRPTETKSGGASLGVWGVPEMSGGNPTQVATTGLPNSFVIVVDTKKSVDPLKSGMDKKVEYGGWNPSNQYIGSGYPGQPSMYNIGLPFWQTELVFNNSQFPNNAKALSKKITNGLWQDLSVSWRKTSTGGTLTYSLSGSDLTTVNQTLTWTNQQINDIFGYKRQLYLGFTSATGNAFEPHVVAIKSLADFITVNPEVTLKREGQVVGETTILQPGDQLTYDYNLNVDNLDGSPWPMPTITLPKGEYFDYLKADGKPAQPGDELEVTLTVDGVAGPKVKAIVQGDQKSAVITNMPELPKNKNTTVTFSLPAQVKLYNLSANQAFSDDAGIINGGSPAKDYKLINTADSSNKIKYVLGAHTGDLFLTHVPGFVFKKYAGGFSDPSVADIIRGIPGDNSLPSSPEDFEKWLNTLNGGGTEDYLEVLDTRPDQPGWHLQMKLSPFKLDGGDYVLGDNGSQTGGEAEIVLIDSNGTSEVARVKDNNDTVTVKNMPSGGGTWQIGDGAQHAQALMTVKGTPSVRTGKYHATATWTLADAPE from the coding sequence TTGGACATGCGAATCTATTTGGGCAACACCACGAGTGGTGCGGATGGACTTGCCTTTGCGCTGGCAGGGGACAGACCAACCGAGACGAAGTCAGGTGGTGCGTCGCTTGGTGTCTGGGGCGTTCCTGAAATGAGTGGGGGAAATCCTACTCAAGTTGCTACGACTGGACTGCCTAACAGTTTTGTGATTGTGGTCGACACAAAGAAAAGTGTGGATCCGCTGAAAAGTGGTATGGATAAAAAAGTTGAATATGGAGGTTGGAACCCATCGAATCAATATATTGGCTCTGGGTACCCTGGCCAACCGAGTATGTATAATATTGGGCTTCCTTTTTGGCAGACCGAACTGGTGTTTAACAATTCACAATTCCCAAATAACGCCAAGGCTTTAAGCAAAAAGATTACGAATGGTTTATGGCAAGACCTGAGCGTAAGCTGGCGTAAAACCAGTACTGGCGGAACCTTGACTTATAGTTTGAGCGGTTCAGATTTAACAACTGTTAACCAGACACTCACATGGACCAATCAACAAATCAATGATATTTTTGGCTATAAGCGCCAGTTGTACCTGGGCTTCACGAGTGCTACCGGTAATGCCTTTGAACCACACGTGGTCGCAATTAAGAGTTTGGCCGATTTTATCACCGTCAATCCTGAGGTCACGTTAAAGCGTGAAGGTCAGGTCGTCGGAGAAACCACGATCCTGCAACCTGGCGATCAATTAACCTATGATTACAATCTTAATGTCGATAATCTTGATGGTAGCCCTTGGCCAATGCCGACAATCACCTTACCAAAAGGCGAGTACTTTGATTATCTGAAAGCTGACGGAAAGCCGGCCCAACCTGGCGACGAGTTGGAAGTGACATTAACCGTTGACGGCGTCGCGGGTCCGAAAGTTAAAGCGATTGTTCAGGGTGATCAAAAGTCAGCCGTCATCACTAACATGCCGGAGTTACCAAAAAATAAAAACACGACGGTAACGTTTAGCTTACCCGCCCAGGTAAAGCTGTATAATCTCTCCGCTAATCAAGCTTTTAGTGATGATGCCGGAATCATCAATGGTGGTTCGCCAGCTAAGGATTACAAGTTGATCAATACGGCTGATAGCTCAAATAAGATTAAGTATGTCCTTGGTGCCCACACCGGCGATCTGTTTTTAACACATGTACCGGGATTCGTTTTCAAGAAGTATGCGGGCGGGTTTAGCGATCCAAGTGTTGCGGATATTATTCGCGGTATCCCCGGAGATAATTCACTGCCATCAAGTCCTGAAGATTTCGAGAAGTGGTTGAACACGCTTAATGGTGGTGGTACCGAGGACTATCTCGAAGTGCTTGATACCCGTCCCGATCAACCGGGGTGGCACCTTCAAATGAAGCTTTCACCGTTTAAACTGGACGGTGGGGATTATGTTCTAGGTGACAACGGTAGTCAAACAGGTGGTGAGGCCGAAATCGTGCTGATAGATTCAAACGGCACCAGTGAAGTTGCACGTGTGAAGGATAACAACGATACAGTGACTGTCAAAAACATGCCAAGTGGGGGCGGTACCTGGCAAATTGGTGATGGTGCGCAACATGCACAAGCTTTAATGACCGTTAAAGGGACACCATCCGTTCGCACTGGGAAATACCACGCAACCGCCACATGGACCCTTGCAGACGCACCGGAATGA
- the metF gene encoding methylenetetrahydrofolate reductase [NAD(P)H]: MKINQCFKDHQVISFEVFPPRKNASNVALTPILNTLDAVKEADPDFVSVTFGSNGNKPHMGTLEVAKLIKDEFDLEPVAHLPAAQLTRAQVDAELHGFQEAGIDNILALRGDIPKSGRVSNDFPYACDLIEHIHQRGDFNVVAACYPEKHPESPDVVSDIRHLKEKVDAGASQLISQLFFDNQVFYRFRERTELAGIHVPIEAGIMPVINEHQIERMATMAGVNLPPKFVAMMQHFSGNKEAMRDAGIAYAIDQIIDLLVHGVDGIHIYTMDNPTVVKRIATATKTIRNA; this comes from the coding sequence ATGAAAATCAACCAGTGCTTTAAAGATCATCAAGTCATTTCATTTGAAGTCTTTCCCCCGCGCAAAAATGCCAGCAACGTTGCGCTGACACCAATTCTCAACACCCTTGATGCAGTAAAAGAAGCCGATCCCGATTTTGTCTCCGTCACATTCGGCTCGAATGGCAATAAGCCACACATGGGCACGCTGGAGGTTGCCAAGTTGATCAAAGACGAGTTTGATCTGGAACCGGTCGCCCACTTACCGGCTGCCCAGCTCACCCGCGCGCAGGTCGATGCAGAATTGCACGGTTTTCAAGAAGCCGGCATTGATAACATTCTCGCCTTGCGCGGTGATATTCCCAAAAGCGGCCGCGTCAGCAACGACTTCCCTTATGCCTGCGATTTAATCGAGCACATTCACCAACGCGGCGATTTCAATGTCGTGGCAGCCTGTTACCCGGAGAAACATCCCGAATCACCAGATGTGGTCAGTGATATTCGGCACCTTAAGGAAAAAGTCGATGCCGGAGCCAGCCAGTTGATTAGCCAACTTTTCTTCGACAATCAGGTTTTCTACCGTTTCCGCGAACGCACCGAGCTTGCGGGGATTCACGTGCCCATCGAAGCCGGGATCATGCCGGTGATCAACGAGCATCAAATCGAACGCATGGCCACCATGGCTGGCGTCAATTTACCGCCAAAATTTGTCGCCATGATGCAGCATTTTTCCGGCAACAAAGAAGCCATGCGCGATGCGGGGATTGCTTATGCCATTGATCAAATTATTGATTTATTAGTGCATGGTGTCGATGGCATCCACATCTACACCATGGACAATCCCACGGTCGTCAAGCGCATTGCCACAGCGACAAAGACAATTCGGAATGCTTAA
- a CDS encoding ABC transporter ATP-binding protein encodes MTEPIVTLSHIRKSFGPKEVLKDLNFSITPGSIVGYIGPNGAGKSTTVKMMLGLLEPDDGTLELFGQPISPKDPSYKRRIGYVPESADVFDALTAREYLSLIGQLYGLSAADAEQKAFALAELVNLRDAFDRRISSYSKGMRQLILIIASLLHNPDILFWDEPLNGLDANTVLVIEEVLQDLRDQGKTIFYSSHILDVVQKLSDRIIVLNAGTVVADGPFKAIAKEADTNLQQLFNDLTGFAEHGQKAQSFVDIVTGGDSHELA; translated from the coding sequence ATGACAGAACCCATCGTGACCCTCAGTCACATTCGGAAGAGTTTCGGACCCAAAGAAGTATTGAAAGATCTCAACTTCTCAATCACCCCTGGCAGTATCGTTGGTTACATCGGTCCCAACGGTGCTGGTAAAAGTACAACGGTTAAAATGATGCTCGGCCTGCTTGAGCCAGATGATGGCACACTCGAATTATTCGGCCAACCGATTAGCCCTAAAGATCCCAGTTACAAACGGCGAATCGGCTATGTCCCGGAAAGTGCCGATGTTTTCGACGCGTTAACGGCGCGGGAATATTTGAGCCTCATTGGCCAACTTTACGGCTTGAGCGCCGCCGATGCCGAGCAAAAGGCCTTCGCGCTGGCGGAACTGGTCAACTTACGCGACGCTTTTGATCGCCGGATTTCGTCCTATTCAAAAGGGATGCGGCAACTGATTCTGATCATTGCCAGTTTGCTGCACAATCCGGACATTTTATTCTGGGATGAACCATTGAACGGGCTTGATGCCAACACCGTGTTGGTCATTGAAGAAGTGCTTCAGGACTTGCGCGATCAAGGCAAAACGATCTTCTATTCCAGCCATATTCTTGATGTCGTCCAAAAACTGTCGGATCGGATCATCGTTTTAAACGCCGGAACAGTGGTGGCAGATGGGCCATTCAAAGCCATTGCCAAGGAAGCCGACACCAATTTGCAGCAGCTCTTCAATGATCTGACCGGTTTTGCGGAACATGGTCAAAAAGCCCAGAGCTTCGTGGATATTGTGACAGGCGGTGACTCGCATGAACTTGCTTAA
- a CDS encoding WxL domain-containing protein: MRKINYIVTGISALTLAGCLVPTGSVFAANDTKTSVAEVNILPGDINLDKVPDLHFGTINISQITAGNVDLKLDNNTIDATGPVKDGTNAMDGNADGELTVSDNLGTSAGWALTAQLGDMKDSAGRTLNGSLTLKTADVTTDNPTLNAVNPTAGTTLDFGGGSLPIWKADALATGTNGQGQGKNTALLKKGSETVLHLLKDPTASAGRYQAAITWTLADAPL; this comes from the coding sequence ATGAGGAAAATTAATTATATTGTAACTGGTATTTCGGCTTTGACGTTGGCAGGTTGTCTGGTACCAACAGGAAGTGTATTTGCTGCAAATGACACAAAGACTTCTGTGGCAGAAGTTAATATCCTTCCTGGTGATATTAACTTGGACAAGGTGCCTGATCTTCACTTTGGCACAATCAACATCAGTCAGATCACGGCAGGCAACGTTGATCTAAAGCTTGATAACAATACGATTGACGCAACAGGTCCGGTTAAAGACGGTACCAATGCCATGGACGGTAATGCTGACGGCGAACTAACTGTGTCTGATAATCTTGGTACCAGTGCAGGTTGGGCTCTGACCGCCCAATTAGGCGATATGAAAGACTCTGCCGGTAGAACGTTGAATGGGTCACTGACACTCAAAACTGCTGACGTCACGACAGATAACCCGACCCTCAATGCCGTTAACCCAACAGCTGGAACGACCCTTGATTTCGGTGGCGGTTCACTTCCGATCTGGAAGGCTGATGCTTTGGCAACCGGCACAAATGGGCAAGGGCAAGGTAAGAACACAGCCTTATTAAAGAAGGGCAGTGAAACGGTTCTTCACCTTCTCAAAGATCCAACAGCAAGCGCCGGCCGATACCAAGCAGCAATTACTTGGACGCTGGCTGATGCACCTTTGTAA
- a CDS encoding EamA family transporter, which yields MPRTEAHLTNDSNRKIKGVTFAVVGAIFWGASGIFTQTLFTNSGVKPLWLVGIRLFFAGLLLVLWSAVRDPQSFLALWKNRRDAGLMIFFAFFGMVPSQLTYFLAINAGNAATATILQFLGPVFILLYMALTTRQMPRRIDFISITLALIGTYLLVTRGHLTSLQLAPAAVFWGIMAGVSQALYTLLPRTLLAKYDARAVTGWSMLLGSLPFLPQYVLHPNPMLTLPDLGAIGFVVIFGTMLAYLLVLGSLNYISPVATGMLSAFEPLTATTLAVTRLHIAFGPAEWLGGILIVLNTLLQALPFKKIQGIQKRLIHQLWQKSKS from the coding sequence ATGCCGCGCACTGAAGCTCATCTTACGAACGATTCGAATCGAAAAATAAAAGGCGTTACATTTGCCGTTGTGGGTGCCATTTTTTGGGGTGCCAGCGGTATTTTTACGCAAACACTTTTTACCAATTCCGGGGTTAAACCGCTTTGGCTCGTGGGCATTCGGCTCTTTTTCGCCGGGTTGCTACTTGTATTGTGGAGTGCCGTGCGCGATCCGCAATCGTTTTTGGCCCTTTGGAAAAATCGGCGGGATGCTGGTCTTATGATTTTTTTTGCCTTCTTCGGCATGGTGCCATCCCAGTTGACTTATTTTCTTGCCATTAATGCCGGCAATGCTGCAACTGCGACGATTTTGCAGTTTTTAGGGCCGGTGTTTATTTTGCTTTACATGGCGCTGACAACCCGGCAAATGCCGCGGCGGATCGATTTTATCAGCATCACCTTAGCCCTGATCGGCACCTATTTACTTGTCACGCGCGGCCATCTCACCAGTTTGCAGCTCGCCCCTGCCGCTGTCTTCTGGGGAATTATGGCCGGCGTGAGTCAGGCGCTTTATACGTTGCTGCCGCGAACCTTGCTGGCCAAATATGATGCGCGCGCCGTCACGGGCTGGTCCATGTTGCTCGGCAGCTTGCCATTTTTGCCTCAGTACGTGCTGCATCCTAACCCGATGCTCACGCTGCCAGATCTAGGCGCAATTGGGTTTGTCGTCATCTTCGGCACCATGCTCGCTTATCTGCTGGTACTCGGCAGCCTCAACTACATTTCACCCGTGGCAACCGGCATGTTAAGCGCGTTCGAACCGTTAACCGCCACCACGCTCGCCGTCACCCGCCTACACATCGCCTTTGGTCCGGCAGAATGGCTCGGCGGCATCCTCATTGTCTTGAACACCTTGTTGCAGGCGCTGCCGTTCAAAAAAATTCAGGGTATTCAAAAACGGCTGATTCACCAGCTTTGGCAAAAGTCTAAGTCCTGA